The Neovison vison isolate M4711 chromosome 13, ASM_NN_V1, whole genome shotgun sequence genome includes a region encoding these proteins:
- the C13H14orf180 gene encoding nutritionally-regulated adipose and cardiac enriched protein homolog encodes MKPAGQSLSPSSRPETRHHTRKNEEAAPGWPMPRAGREGDRQCPPSILRRSRPQRRGHGAEPQRTSRRVRFREPPEAAVHYIAGRETTTATTTARAPSRLQPRGGSLLLRLSVCVLLLLVLALCCGRAKPVALALDDLRARLLYLRHTALSCWRGLLQL; translated from the exons ATGAAGCCCGCAGGGCAAAGCTTGAGCCCCAGCTCCCGGCCAGAGACGCGACATCACACCAGGAAGAATGAAGAGGCCGCTCCAGGCTGGCCAATGCCCAGGGCGGGGAGG GAGGGCGACAGGCAGTGCCCCCCCTCCATCCTGAGGCGGAGCCGGCCACAGCGCCGCGGCCACGGGGCTGAGCCACAGAGGACCTCGAGGCGGGTGCGGTTCCGGGAGCCCCCGGAGGCGGCCGTCCACT ACATCGCCGGCAGGGAGACCACCACGGCCACCACCACCGCCAGGG cgCCCAGCCGGCTGCAGCCCCGAGGCGGCTCCCTGCTCCTTCGGCTGTCCGTGTGcgtcctgctgctgctggtgctggCTCTGTGCTGTGGCCGAGCCAAGCCTGTGGCGCTGGCCCTTGACGACCTGCGGGCCCGGCTCCTGTACCTGAGGCACACGGCCCTCTCCTGCTGGCGCGGCCTGCTGCAGCTCTGA